One region of Ornithinibacter aureus genomic DNA includes:
- a CDS encoding AMP-binding protein → MSEPAGFDPDVPDPLALDEYVPGRVAVLSDAQRWPTLTTDGAARLERWRRHPAGPTWTHATGDRLTADMITRVASPLPTQGWLEEHLEVARRLVYYRGMPGLAELRDFPPVGRGHLVDDLASFVPLDADFGRMVHGSSSGSTGAALVIPDDVEEVARGFHLLVQLVREQGITWEPDGERLALTQLVHQRQAFTYVSVISGFEQRAMARVNLHLAAWRAQGNREAFLRDADPQVITGNPTSLAELLTLADAVRPLAIFSGAMALSAGLRAELEEAFACPVFDVYGLHETRQIAVRLDDGPFRVLDRRVLVEVLDPDGDPVPDGEVGEIVVTAGENPLLPLVRYRCGDFGRLVRLPDGGVGIADLEGREHTRFVDGRGQVVPCVDLTQQLQAHGALGWSVEQATDGSVVARVAGGDAVAIAGALTTLLGRVVDVVQVGQVSDLGEGKPRRYLSAADRVGDGWPRGSLGVGLMGPDETTPPSQ, encoded by the coding sequence GTGAGTGAGCCCGCTGGGTTCGACCCGGACGTCCCGGACCCCCTCGCCCTCGACGAGTACGTGCCGGGCCGGGTGGCCGTCCTCAGCGACGCGCAGCGCTGGCCCACGCTCACCACGGACGGTGCGGCCCGGCTGGAACGGTGGCGACGGCATCCGGCCGGCCCCACCTGGACCCACGCCACCGGCGACCGACTGACCGCCGACATGATCACCCGGGTCGCGTCGCCACTGCCGACGCAGGGGTGGCTGGAGGAGCACCTCGAGGTCGCGCGGCGGCTGGTGTACTACCGGGGGATGCCGGGGCTGGCGGAGTTGCGCGACTTTCCTCCCGTGGGGCGTGGCCACCTCGTCGACGACCTCGCGTCGTTCGTGCCGCTCGACGCCGACTTCGGGCGGATGGTGCACGGCTCGAGCTCGGGATCCACCGGTGCTGCCCTCGTCATCCCCGACGACGTCGAGGAGGTCGCGCGCGGGTTCCACCTCCTCGTCCAGCTGGTGCGGGAGCAGGGGATAACGTGGGAGCCCGACGGTGAACGGCTGGCTCTCACCCAGCTCGTGCACCAGCGGCAGGCGTTCACCTACGTGTCGGTCATCAGCGGGTTCGAGCAGCGGGCGATGGCCCGGGTGAACTTGCACCTGGCTGCCTGGCGCGCGCAGGGCAACCGGGAGGCGTTCCTGCGCGACGCGGACCCGCAGGTCATCACCGGCAACCCGACCAGCCTGGCCGAACTGTTGACGCTGGCTGACGCGGTGCGCCCGCTCGCGATCTTCTCGGGAGCGATGGCCCTCTCGGCGGGCCTGCGCGCCGAGCTCGAGGAGGCCTTCGCCTGCCCGGTCTTCGACGTCTACGGGCTGCACGAGACCCGGCAGATCGCCGTGCGCCTCGACGACGGACCGTTCCGGGTGCTCGACCGCCGAGTGCTCGTCGAGGTGCTCGACCCCGACGGCGACCCGGTGCCCGACGGCGAGGTCGGCGAGATCGTCGTGACTGCTGGTGAGAACCCGCTGCTGCCGCTGGTGCGGTACCGGTGCGGAGACTTCGGCCGGCTCGTCCGCCTGCCTGACGGCGGGGTGGGGATCGCCGACCTCGAAGGACGCGAGCACACCAGGTTCGTCGACGGCCGCGGGCAGGTCGTGCCCTGCGTCGACCTCACCCAGCAGTTGCAGGCACACGGGGCGCTCGGCTGGAGCGTGGAGCAGGCCACCGACGGTTCGGTCGTGGCCCGCGTCGCGGGTGGGGATGCCGTGGCCATCGCCGGCGCGCTCACCACCTTGCTGGGCCGGGTCGTCGACGTGGTGCAGGTCGGGCAGGTCAGCGACCTGGGTGAGGGGAAACCGCGCCGATACCTCAGTGCGGCCGATCGCGTGGGGGACGGGTGGCCACGGGGGTCGTTGGGTGTCGGGCTCATGGGGCCTGACGAAACAACCCCGCCATCACAGTGA
- a CDS encoding protoporphyrinogen oxidase has product MAKLTFIAGLAAGYVLGTRAGRQRYEQIARTSGKVWHSRPVQKQVANAKEAARTKAAPAVADIVADAARATGQRLRASRTVTAETITSSPSTPPPTAGGTMPPVANGSPTAAPRPTPDPWAAASRTDGAA; this is encoded by the coding sequence ATGGCGAAGCTCACCTTCATCGCGGGCCTGGCCGCCGGGTACGTCCTCGGCACCCGCGCCGGCCGGCAGCGGTACGAACAGATTGCCCGCACGTCCGGCAAGGTGTGGCACTCCCGGCCGGTCCAGAAGCAGGTCGCGAACGCCAAGGAGGCCGCGCGCACCAAGGCGGCCCCGGCGGTGGCCGACATCGTCGCGGATGCCGCGCGCGCGACCGGTCAGCGGCTGCGCGCCAGCCGTACCGTGACGGCCGAGACGATCACTTCCAGCCCCAGTACCCCACCGCCCACTGCTGGCGGGACCATGCCTCCGGTGGCGAACGGCAGCCCGACGGCTGCGCCCCGGCCCACCCCGGACCCGTGGGCGGCTGCGTCGCGCACCGACGGCGCCGCCTGA
- a CDS encoding GNAT family N-acetyltransferase, with amino-acid sequence MPLTIRPAHADELDAVGRLTVDAYVSGGVIDPGSPYLSFLSDAVARARGAQLWVALDERGVVGTVTFVEPGSPMAEVARPGEAEIRTLAVDPASAGRGIGEALTRRMLDLAVERGFDAVVLCSSTTMRAAHRLYERLGFVRCPERDWSPREDVDLIAYSLRLT; translated from the coding sequence GTGCCCCTGACGATTCGCCCCGCCCACGCCGATGAGTTGGATGCCGTGGGGCGCCTCACCGTCGACGCCTACGTCTCCGGGGGCGTCATCGACCCGGGCTCCCCGTACCTGTCGTTTCTCTCGGATGCCGTCGCGCGCGCCCGGGGTGCCCAACTGTGGGTGGCGCTCGACGAGCGGGGTGTCGTCGGCACGGTGACCTTCGTCGAACCGGGGTCGCCGATGGCCGAGGTCGCGCGCCCCGGTGAGGCGGAGATCCGCACGCTGGCAGTCGACCCGGCATCCGCGGGTCGTGGCATCGGCGAGGCGCTGACGCGCCGCATGCTCGACCTGGCGGTCGAGCGGGGGTTCGATGCGGTGGTGCTGTGCTCGTCGACGACGATGCGCGCCGCGCACCGGCTCTACGAGCGGCTCGGATTCGTGCGCTGCCCTGAGCGTGACTGGTCGCCACGCGAGGACGTCGACCTCATCGCGTACTCGCTGCGCCTGACCTGA
- the cysK gene encoding cysteine synthase A, which yields MPILDDVTQAVGNTPLVRINRIIDAAEGVTVAAKLEFQNPGASVKDRIGVAIIDAAEASGELMAGGTIVEGTSGNTGIALAMVGAARGYNVVLTMPESMSKERRALLRAFGAELVLTDPALGMKGAVAKAEEIVAEREGAVLARQFANAANPEIHRRTTAEEIWNDTDGAVDIVIAGIGTGGTITGVGQVLKERKPSVQIVAVEPEESPILNGGAPGPHKIQGIGANFVPEILDTAVYDEVIDVNAATAVQWARRAATEEGLLVGLSSGAALAAAAQVAARPENAGKTIVVIIPSFGERYLSTILFDGLVD from the coding sequence ATGCCCATCCTCGATGACGTCACCCAGGCCGTCGGCAACACCCCGCTCGTTCGGATCAACCGGATCATCGATGCCGCGGAGGGTGTGACCGTCGCCGCGAAGCTCGAGTTCCAGAACCCGGGTGCCTCGGTCAAGGACCGCATCGGCGTGGCCATCATCGATGCCGCCGAGGCCAGCGGTGAACTCATGGCCGGCGGCACGATCGTCGAGGGCACCTCGGGCAACACCGGGATCGCGCTCGCCATGGTCGGGGCAGCCCGCGGCTACAACGTCGTGCTGACGATGCCCGAGTCGATGAGCAAGGAGCGTCGCGCCCTGCTGCGCGCGTTCGGCGCCGAGCTGGTGCTCACCGACCCCGCGCTGGGCATGAAGGGTGCGGTCGCCAAGGCCGAGGAGATCGTCGCCGAGCGCGAGGGTGCCGTGCTCGCCCGCCAGTTCGCCAACGCCGCGAACCCCGAGATCCACCGCCGCACCACGGCCGAGGAGATCTGGAACGACACCGACGGCGCGGTCGACATCGTCATCGCCGGCATCGGCACGGGCGGCACCATCACCGGCGTCGGCCAGGTGCTCAAGGAGCGCAAGCCCAGCGTGCAGATCGTCGCCGTCGAGCCCGAGGAGTCGCCGATCCTCAACGGCGGCGCTCCGGGCCCGCACAAGATCCAGGGCATCGGCGCGAACTTCGTGCCCGAGATCCTCGACACCGCCGTCTACGACGAGGTCATCGACGTCAACGCCGCCACGGCCGTGCAGTGGGCCCGACGCGCCGCCACCGAGGAGGGGCTGCTCGTCGGCCTGTCCTCCGGTGCCGCGTTGGCCGCCGCCGCCCAGGTCGCCGCGCGCCCCGAGAACGCCGGCAAGACGATCGTCGTGATCATCCCGAGCTTCGGCGAGCGCTACCTCTCGACCATTCTGTTCGACGGGCTCGTCGACTGA
- a CDS encoding CHAT domain-containing protein — protein sequence MAEARHANEVGRFEEAATALDDALEQLAESGHPDAPRTSTRIRITRSWSELELHGLGSALAMLRRARADADRLDDPILTALTYIQEGTLHGRAGDWSSCLAALTMVGTREESLDSAQQWALHLNLGQAYLGVGRTTEGAREFERARDIAVAHELVDQEFKARHNHAVAAFLDGDIARALVLMRQADAMDAAVSRDRARLDQAEVLLEAGLVDGARTALAEALTAARIEGHRLEEGEISLRLARCDLLAGDLDGARRHVRQATAAYRTRQAVELVREAELVRATVDVADGRDLPAVVAEMARRTDQTSATTTTDRAAVRLEAEARLLLGDLDGAEARLAGLGRSHRESLPSRLHETLVRARLDVARGRHVEAERRITTGNRLLAAHQFQSSSLEVRAALALHGRRLALFDVERSITDGDADGILTSVERWRAISHRINPVTTSTDPELTTLTRELRRLRRLVSEHEGQPPADLASQVAHLEEEVSQREWSLTVAGASVTTVPPVDSDEARGAAADRGATIVEFFEHSGALWTIVLEDGRLDVTRMTSVDTVRKQVTRLRRDLRARAMVTPDSPMGAVLARATASSLAAVDTTLNPSGRASARVVIIPSRSLAAVPWSLLPSLTGRPVTVAPSLTRWVRGATRGGSAAAPPAHRAPVAALYGPGLARTGPEIDAVRAAWSVRANGPTGATGATGAIDVATSDDVIRALDGARVVHLAAHGTHEAQSPLFSSVQMADGPVFAHEFPRPVAAEHVALSACDVGQFSTRTGDEPLGLATALLSLGATSVLAAVAPVADHVAADAMVAYHRVLATGEDAATAWAGAVSAHPGAGVFCLYGSDWRAVR from the coding sequence TTGGCCGAGGCTCGTCACGCCAACGAGGTCGGCAGGTTCGAGGAGGCCGCGACCGCACTCGATGACGCACTCGAGCAGTTGGCGGAGTCCGGGCACCCCGATGCCCCCAGAACGAGCACGCGCATCCGCATCACGCGTTCGTGGTCCGAGCTCGAGCTCCACGGCCTGGGCTCGGCTCTGGCCATGCTCCGACGCGCTCGTGCGGACGCCGACCGGCTCGACGACCCGATCCTCACCGCCCTGACCTACATCCAAGAGGGCACGCTGCACGGTCGGGCCGGGGACTGGTCGTCGTGCCTCGCAGCCTTGACAATGGTGGGGACACGCGAGGAGAGCCTCGACTCTGCCCAGCAGTGGGCGCTGCACCTCAACCTCGGGCAGGCCTACCTCGGGGTCGGGCGGACAACCGAGGGCGCGAGGGAGTTCGAGCGAGCCCGAGACATCGCGGTCGCGCACGAGCTGGTCGACCAGGAGTTCAAGGCACGGCACAACCACGCCGTCGCGGCGTTTCTCGACGGCGACATCGCCCGCGCCCTCGTCCTGATGCGCCAAGCCGACGCCATGGATGCCGCGGTCTCACGTGACCGGGCCCGGTTGGACCAGGCCGAGGTGCTCCTCGAGGCAGGGCTGGTCGATGGCGCCCGCACCGCCCTGGCCGAGGCCCTCACCGCAGCCCGCATCGAGGGTCACCGGCTCGAAGAGGGCGAGATCAGCCTGCGGCTGGCCCGGTGCGACCTGCTCGCCGGCGACCTCGACGGCGCTCGACGCCACGTCCGCCAGGCGACCGCGGCCTACCGCACCCGCCAGGCGGTCGAGCTGGTGCGCGAGGCCGAGCTCGTGCGGGCCACCGTGGACGTCGCCGACGGGCGCGACCTCCCCGCGGTGGTCGCCGAGATGGCCCGCCGCACCGACCAGACCAGCGCCACCACCACGACCGACAGGGCCGCCGTGCGGCTCGAGGCCGAGGCCCGCCTCCTGCTCGGCGACCTCGACGGGGCAGAAGCCCGACTGGCCGGTCTCGGTCGCTCACACCGTGAGTCGCTGCCCTCCCGACTGCACGAGACGCTGGTGCGCGCCCGACTTGATGTCGCCCGCGGGCGGCACGTCGAGGCCGAGCGCCGGATCACCACCGGCAACCGGCTGCTCGCGGCGCACCAGTTCCAGTCATCGAGCCTCGAGGTTCGCGCCGCCCTGGCCCTGCACGGTCGCCGCCTGGCGCTCTTCGACGTCGAGCGCTCGATCACCGACGGCGACGCGGACGGCATCCTCACCAGTGTCGAGCGATGGCGGGCGATCTCGCACCGGATCAACCCAGTCACGACATCCACCGACCCCGAGCTCACGACCCTGACCCGAGAGCTGCGACGCCTGCGACGGCTGGTGTCCGAGCACGAGGGTCAACCCCCTGCCGACCTCGCGAGCCAGGTGGCCCACCTCGAGGAGGAGGTGTCACAACGCGAGTGGAGCCTGACCGTCGCCGGAGCGTCCGTGACGACGGTGCCCCCGGTCGACTCCGACGAGGCCCGCGGCGCAGCAGCCGACCGGGGCGCCACCATCGTCGAGTTCTTCGAGCACTCGGGCGCCCTGTGGACCATCGTCCTCGAGGACGGACGGCTCGACGTGACCCGGATGACCTCCGTCGACACCGTGCGCAAGCAGGTCACCCGACTGCGCCGCGACCTGCGGGCGCGGGCGATGGTGACCCCCGACTCCCCCATGGGTGCCGTGCTCGCGCGCGCCACGGCATCCTCACTGGCGGCGGTCGACACCACCCTCAACCCGAGCGGGAGGGCGAGCGCCCGGGTCGTCATCATCCCCTCGCGCAGCCTCGCGGCGGTGCCGTGGAGCCTGCTGCCCAGCCTGACCGGCCGACCGGTGACCGTGGCCCCCTCGCTGACCCGCTGGGTTCGGGGCGCCACCCGCGGGGGTTCGGCAGCCGCACCACCGGCACACCGCGCGCCGGTGGCGGCCCTGTACGGACCGGGGCTCGCGCGCACCGGCCCTGAGATCGACGCCGTGCGGGCCGCCTGGTCCGTCAGAGCGAACGGGCCGACGGGGGCGACGGGGGCGACGGGGGCGATCGACGTTGCGACGAGCGATGACGTCATCCGCGCCCTTGACGGCGCCCGGGTGGTGCACCTGGCCGCCCACGGCACCCACGAGGCCCAGAGCCCGCTGTTCTCCAGCGTGCAGATGGCCGACGGACCGGTGTTCGCCCACGAGTTCCCCCGACCGGTGGCCGCGGAGCACGTCGCGCTCTCGGCGTGCGACGTCGGGCAGTTCTCCACCCGCACGGGCGATGAACCCCTGGGCCTGGCCACCGCGTTGCTGTCGCTGGGCGCCACGAGTGTGCTCGCGGCGGTGGCGCCGGTCGCCGACCACGTCGCCGCCGACGCCATGGTCGCCTACCACCGGGTGCTCGCCACCGGCGAGGATGCCGCGACCGCGTGGGCGGGCGCCGTGTCCGCCCATCCCGGCGCCGGGGTCTTCTGCCTCTACGGCTCGGACTGGCGAGCGGTCAGATGA
- a CDS encoding RNA polymerase sigma factor: MRQAGADAGSLAMRAANAFRTFRDGNPSGMSTLVDEVTPLLWHVARQQGLAHQAAEDVVQNTWLKLVEHSPSIADPQSVLKWLITTTKRDAWSAVARGHRDEPSAYADVRDQESDATAPSPEEAILTDADVRLVWQHFSTLPERCRALLRVIAFAEKPDYASVAQALGMPVGSIGPTRGRCLAKLRQALVTDPRWEMPS, from the coding sequence GTGAGACAGGCAGGGGCGGATGCCGGCAGCCTGGCCATGCGCGCGGCCAACGCCTTCCGCACCTTCCGGGACGGTAACCCGTCCGGGATGTCCACCCTCGTGGACGAGGTGACACCCCTGCTGTGGCACGTCGCCCGCCAGCAAGGGCTCGCGCACCAGGCTGCGGAGGACGTCGTCCAGAACACCTGGCTCAAGCTCGTGGAGCATTCCCCCTCGATCGCCGACCCTCAGTCGGTCCTCAAGTGGCTCATCACGACCACGAAGCGCGACGCTTGGTCCGCTGTCGCCCGCGGGCACCGCGACGAGCCCTCCGCCTACGCTGACGTGCGAGATCAGGAGAGCGACGCGACGGCACCGTCGCCCGAGGAGGCGATCCTCACCGACGCGGACGTCCGACTGGTGTGGCAGCACTTCTCGACCCTTCCCGAGCGGTGCAGGGCGTTGCTACGGGTCATCGCCTTCGCGGAGAAACCCGACTACGCCAGCGTCGCCCAAGCACTCGGGATGCCGGTGGGAAGTATCGGACCGACTCGTGGTCGCTGCCTTGCCAAGCTCCGTCAAGCCCTCGTCACCGACCCACGTTGGGAGATGCCGTCATGA
- a CDS encoding S8 family serine peptidase, translating into MAVGYMGGVGYMGGVGYMGGVGYMGGVGYMGGVGYMGGVGVPGTASGRGPVTLAMPSPPRTGGRSPVVAILDTGLGEHPWFEDPAFADRDPRLRGTQIGLRFPADANPEGTGVSIDLVNQALDPLAGHGTFIAGIVRQHCPDARIVAVPVMYGDGAADEADVITALNALALWHWAARDGKVKGDPVDVVNLSLGYYHESANPVRDEAALFSILDQLSTDGVAVIAAAGNGGTSECFWPAALAGRPSTGGVPITSVGARNPTGDTVALFSNTGPWVTTYQKGVAVVSTMPVTLEGSQRSEVAVPHGTYRARATPDPDCYATGFGLWSGTSFSCPRFVGKVAAALSGSQAALNPMDRVAQVSEAVKVALGDPS; encoded by the coding sequence ATGGCGGTCGGCTACATGGGCGGCGTCGGCTACATGGGCGGCGTCGGCTACATGGGCGGCGTCGGCTACATGGGCGGCGTCGGCTACATGGGCGGCGTCGGCTACATGGGCGGCGTCGGGGTCCCCGGCACGGCATCCGGACGCGGGCCGGTCACCCTCGCCATGCCCTCACCTCCGAGAACCGGCGGAAGGTCGCCCGTCGTCGCGATCCTCGACACCGGTCTCGGCGAGCACCCCTGGTTCGAGGACCCTGCGTTTGCCGATCGCGACCCGCGACTCAGGGGCACCCAGATCGGGTTGCGTTTCCCGGCCGACGCGAACCCCGAGGGCACGGGGGTCAGCATCGACCTCGTCAACCAAGCCCTGGACCCGCTGGCTGGCCACGGGACCTTCATCGCCGGGATCGTGCGCCAACACTGCCCCGACGCCCGCATCGTCGCGGTGCCCGTGATGTACGGAGACGGCGCCGCGGACGAGGCCGACGTCATCACCGCCCTCAACGCGCTGGCGCTCTGGCACTGGGCAGCACGGGACGGCAAGGTCAAGGGCGATCCTGTCGACGTCGTCAACCTGTCGCTCGGCTACTACCACGAGTCCGCAAACCCGGTCCGCGACGAAGCCGCCCTCTTCAGCATCCTCGACCAGCTCTCGACGGATGGCGTCGCCGTCATCGCCGCAGCGGGCAACGGCGGCACGTCGGAGTGCTTCTGGCCGGCTGCGCTGGCTGGCCGGCCCAGCACGGGAGGCGTTCCCATCACGAGCGTCGGCGCACGCAACCCCACCGGCGACACCGTGGCCCTGTTCTCCAACACCGGTCCCTGGGTAACCACGTACCAGAAGGGGGTGGCCGTCGTGAGCACGATGCCGGTGACCCTCGAGGGCTCCCAGCGCAGCGAGGTGGCTGTGCCGCACGGTACGTACCGTGCGCGGGCGACCCCTGACCCGGACTGCTACGCCACCGGCTTCGGACTCTGGAGCGGCACCTCGTTCTCGTGCCCGCGCTTCGTGGGGAAGGTCGCCGCTGCGCTCTCCGGCAGCCAGGCAGCACTGAACCCCATGGACCGGGTTGCCCAGGTCTCCGAGGCCGTGAAGGTAGCGCTCGGAGACCCGTCGTGA
- the cysE gene encoding serine O-acetyltransferase, whose product MSWIRAARAMISEDLDAAMLRDPAAQSRADLAVNSPGLHAIWIHRAAHRLWLNPAARPAARILSTIARALTGVEIHPGAQIGRRFFIDHGMGVVIGATAVVGDDVMLYHGVTLGGRSLARGTKRHPTVGDRVTIGAGARVLGDIEIGDDVQIGANSVVVKSVPAGAVATGIPAQVRMPGSPGEDPYEALFAEPALFI is encoded by the coding sequence ATGAGCTGGATCCGTGCCGCCCGGGCGATGATCTCGGAAGACCTCGACGCCGCGATGCTGCGTGACCCCGCAGCCCAGTCGCGCGCCGACCTCGCCGTGAACTCGCCCGGGCTGCACGCCATCTGGATCCACCGGGCGGCTCACCGCCTGTGGCTCAACCCCGCGGCCCGCCCCGCGGCCCGCATCCTGTCGACGATCGCCCGCGCCCTCACCGGGGTCGAGATCCACCCGGGGGCGCAGATCGGCCGCCGCTTCTTCATCGACCACGGCATGGGCGTCGTCATCGGCGCGACCGCGGTCGTCGGCGACGACGTCATGCTCTACCACGGGGTCACGCTGGGCGGCCGCTCGCTCGCGCGCGGGACCAAACGGCATCCGACCGTGGGGGACCGGGTCACGATCGGGGCCGGGGCCCGCGTGCTCGGCGACATCGAGATCGGTGACGACGTGCAGATCGGCGCCAACTCGGTCGTCGTGAAGTCCGTGCCCGCCGGTGCGGTCGCGACCGGCATCCCGGCCCAGGTCAGGATGCCGGGGAGCCCCGGCGAGGACCCCTACGAGGCGTTGTTCGCCGAGCCGGCCCTGTTCATCTGA
- a CDS encoding carboxypeptidase regulatory-like domain-containing protein: MNATPDPESTLARGTLDGVDTHVLDQVRHLHEVLDPPPVDLVDRIKFAMSVAALEAEVAEIVSSATLQTVRSTEYDRADTVTFASDGLSVMVSIEHGASTTLVDLVGWVTEPEVEVELRERGRTRTTEVDADGRFTFAAVERGLVNFVVRRHSDSAAPPIITPAIEL, encoded by the coding sequence ATGAACGCCACCCCGGACCCCGAGTCCACCCTTGCCCGCGGCACCCTCGACGGCGTCGACACGCACGTGCTCGACCAGGTCCGTCACCTGCACGAGGTCCTGGACCCGCCTCCCGTCGACCTCGTCGACCGGATCAAGTTCGCGATGAGCGTCGCAGCCCTCGAGGCGGAAGTGGCCGAGATCGTCTCGAGCGCGACCTTGCAGACAGTGCGGAGCACCGAGTACGACCGGGCCGACACCGTGACGTTCGCCAGCGATGGCCTCAGTGTCATGGTCAGCATCGAGCACGGTGCGAGCACCACGCTGGTCGACCTCGTCGGGTGGGTGACCGAGCCTGAGGTCGAGGTTGAGCTGCGTGAGCGCGGACGAACTCGGACGACCGAGGTCGACGCAGATGGCCGGTTCACCTTCGCCGCCGTCGAGCGAGGCCTGGTGAACTTCGTCGTGCGCCGTCACTCGGACTCGGCAGCCCCACCGATCATCACCCCCGCCATCGAGCTGTAG
- a CDS encoding cold-shock protein, producing MAQGTVKWFNAEKGFGFIAQDGGGPDVFVHYSAIDTQGYRSLDEAQRVEFEVTQGPKGPQADQVRPI from the coding sequence ATGGCACAGGGCACCGTGAAGTGGTTCAACGCTGAGAAGGGCTTTGGATTCATCGCCCAGGACGGCGGCGGCCCCGACGTCTTCGTCCACTACTCCGCGATCGACACGCAGGGTTACCGCAGCCTCGACGAGGCCCAGCGGGTCGAGTTCGAGGTCACGCAGGGCCCCAAGGGTCCGCAGGCGGACCAGGTCCGCCCCATCTGA
- a CDS encoding penicillin-binding transpeptidase domain-containing protein — MKSRIALLVAALLVLVAGAGGVWWWRQQGSEQDAAAKAALAAFAAAWVAKDVSTVPFADTALRDTFPDVVKDLGEAPVEVTVGDSARDGDTASADLAVRWTLPGEVAWSYSVPTTVTRSGETWQVATPSAGTPWHPDLPPGETFSMERTTGERGDLVDRAGDPLMPLGTVHNVAIDPVNATPEAVAALEPIVDADAGSLTDALAKATASGSKAPIPVISYRDADWEPRAAKITALAPSVIAPTSQQPLAVTRTFGQPLLGTVGEVTAEVVDKSDGRYVAGDRAGLSGLQAQYDQQLAGAVGLRVETSGGVVLFEQAATDGTDVVTTLDPGIQGAAEEALAAAELKVPGAIVAVHVPTGEVLAAANSPSSGFDRALTGRYPPGSTFKVATTYAYLTNGIITPTSPVPCPKTTTVDGLEFGNFGGSSLPGSPPFSKSFSESCNTAFVSLADSLEADDLTTAAKTLGIGAGWADTVGVTGAFDGSVPATTGGTDAAAASIGQGRVEVSPLALAVMSGSIGRGTFLAPVLVKGPEATTPRPSPIDGKAVADLRAMMLSVVAGGSGAEASGAPGGQLRGKTGTAEYGTDPDAPPRVWFTGYQGDVAFAVLVEEGRSGGLVAAPIAKDFLTRVAAL, encoded by the coding sequence ATGAAGTCACGCATCGCCCTGCTCGTCGCCGCCCTCCTCGTGCTCGTCGCGGGGGCGGGCGGAGTGTGGTGGTGGCGCCAGCAGGGGTCCGAGCAGGATGCCGCGGCGAAGGCGGCGCTCGCGGCCTTCGCCGCTGCGTGGGTCGCCAAGGACGTCAGCACCGTCCCGTTCGCGGACACCGCGCTGCGTGACACCTTCCCCGACGTGGTCAAGGACCTCGGCGAGGCCCCGGTCGAGGTGACCGTCGGCGACAGCGCGCGTGACGGCGACACGGCATCCGCCGACCTCGCGGTGCGGTGGACCCTGCCGGGCGAGGTGGCCTGGTCGTACAGCGTGCCCACCACGGTGACGCGCTCGGGTGAGACGTGGCAGGTGGCCACGCCGAGCGCCGGCACCCCGTGGCACCCCGACCTGCCACCCGGCGAGACCTTCTCGATGGAGCGCACCACCGGCGAGCGCGGCGACCTCGTCGACCGGGCCGGCGACCCGCTCATGCCGCTCGGCACGGTGCACAACGTGGCGATCGACCCGGTGAACGCCACCCCCGAGGCGGTGGCCGCTCTCGAGCCGATCGTCGACGCGGATGCCGGGTCGCTCACCGACGCGCTCGCCAAGGCGACCGCGTCGGGCTCCAAGGCCCCGATCCCGGTCATCAGCTACCGCGACGCCGACTGGGAGCCGCGGGCGGCGAAGATCACGGCCCTGGCACCGAGCGTCATCGCCCCGACGTCGCAGCAGCCGCTCGCCGTCACCCGAACCTTCGGCCAACCGCTCCTCGGCACCGTCGGCGAGGTCACGGCCGAGGTGGTCGACAAGAGCGATGGCCGTTACGTCGCCGGTGACCGTGCGGGGCTGAGTGGCCTTCAGGCGCAGTACGACCAGCAGCTGGCCGGCGCCGTGGGCCTGCGGGTCGAGACGAGCGGTGGCGTCGTGCTCTTCGAGCAGGCCGCCACGGACGGCACCGATGTCGTCACGACCCTCGACCCCGGCATCCAGGGCGCCGCAGAGGAGGCCCTGGCCGCGGCCGAGTTGAAGGTCCCCGGGGCGATCGTCGCGGTGCACGTCCCGACCGGGGAGGTGCTCGCGGCGGCCAACAGCCCGAGCAGCGGCTTCGACCGCGCACTGACCGGTCGCTACCCGCCGGGCTCGACGTTCAAGGTGGCGACGACCTACGCGTACCTCACGAACGGCATTATCACCCCCACGTCACCGGTGCCCTGCCCCAAGACCACCACCGTCGACGGGCTGGAGTTCGGCAACTTCGGGGGCAGCTCCCTGCCCGGCAGCCCACCGTTCTCCAAGAGCTTCTCGGAGTCCTGCAACACCGCCTTCGTGAGCCTGGCGGACTCGCTGGAGGCCGATGACCTCACCACGGCCGCGAAGACGCTGGGGATCGGGGCGGGGTGGGCCGACACCGTGGGCGTGACCGGCGCCTTCGACGGCAGCGTGCCGGCGACCACCGGCGGCACCGACGCCGCAGCGGCATCCATCGGTCAGGGCCGGGTCGAGGTCTCGCCGCTGGCGCTGGCCGTCATGTCCGGCAGCATCGGGCGTGGCACCTTCCTCGCCCCGGTCCTCGTCAAGGGGCCGGAGGCGACCACGCCGCGACCGAGCCCCATCGACGGGAAGGCTGTCGCCGACCTGCGCGCGATGATGTTGTCGGTCGTCGCGGGCGGGTCGGGCGCGGAGGCCAGTGGAGCACCGGGCGGCCAGCTGCGGGGCAAGACGGGCACCGCCGAGTACGGCACCGACCCGGACGCCCCGCCACGGGTGTGGTTCACCGGCTACCAGGGGGACGTCGCCTTCGCCGTGCTGGTCGAGGAGGGCAGGAGCGGTGGTCTCGTGGCCGCCCCGATCGCCAAGGACTTCCTGACCCGCGTCGCCGCCCTGTAG